The following are encoded together in the Pseudomonas xantholysinigenes genome:
- the betT gene encoding choline transporter BetT, translating into MNPPVFYFAASFILLFGLVVIAFPQAAGEWLLAAQNWAANTVGWYYMLAMTLYLVFVVVTALSGYGKIKLGADHDEPEFSYLSWAGMLFAAGISITLFFFCVSEPLTHMLQPPQGEAGTAEAGRQAMQILFLHWGLHGWGVFAFVGMALAYFAYRHNLPLALRSALYPLIGKRINGPIGYAVDGFGIIATVFGLGADMGFGVLHLNAGLDYLFGISHSQWIQVILITLMMGAAVAVAVAGVEKGVRVMSDINLFLACALLLFVLFAGPTQHLFNTLIQNLGDYLGALPRKSFDVYAYGEQRDWLGGWTVFYWAWWIAWAPFVGLFIARISRGRTIREFVFGVLLIPLGFTLAWMSIFGNSALDQVINHGMTALGQSAIDNPSMSLYLLLETYPWSKTVIAVTVFISFVFFVTSADSGTVVLSTLSAKGGGADEDGPNWLRIFWGAMTALITSGLLFAGSIDSLKSAVVLTSLPFSLILLCMMWGLHKAFYLESQRQIAQMHSLAPFAQSRRGRGGWRQRLSQAVHFPSRDEVYRFMDDVVRPAIADVREVFEQKGLVLITQDDPSHDNVSLKIGHGEEQPFIYQVQMRGYFTPSFALGGLGTQELKNRRYYRAEVHLSEGSQNYDLVGYSKEQIINDILDQYERHMQFLHLVR; encoded by the coding sequence ATGAACCCCCCCGTGTTCTACTTCGCGGCAAGTTTCATCCTCCTTTTCGGCCTGGTGGTCATCGCCTTCCCACAAGCGGCGGGTGAATGGTTGCTGGCGGCGCAGAACTGGGCGGCCAACACGGTCGGCTGGTACTACATGCTGGCCATGACCCTGTACCTGGTCTTCGTGGTGGTCACCGCCTTGTCTGGCTACGGCAAGATCAAGCTCGGTGCCGACCACGACGAACCCGAGTTCAGTTACCTGTCCTGGGCCGGCATGCTGTTCGCCGCCGGCATCAGCATCACGCTGTTCTTCTTCTGCGTCTCCGAGCCTCTGACCCACATGCTGCAGCCGCCGCAAGGCGAGGCGGGCACGGCCGAGGCCGGGCGCCAGGCGATGCAGATCCTGTTCCTGCACTGGGGCCTGCATGGCTGGGGCGTGTTCGCCTTCGTCGGCATGGCGCTGGCCTACTTCGCCTACCGCCACAACCTGCCGCTGGCCCTGCGCTCGGCGCTGTACCCGCTGATCGGCAAGCGCATCAACGGCCCGATCGGCTACGCGGTGGACGGCTTCGGCATCATCGCCACGGTGTTCGGCCTGGGCGCCGACATGGGCTTTGGCGTACTGCACCTGAATGCCGGCCTCGACTACCTGTTCGGCATCAGCCACAGCCAGTGGATCCAGGTGATCCTCATTACCCTGATGATGGGCGCGGCGGTGGCGGTGGCGGTCGCCGGGGTAGAGAAGGGCGTGCGGGTGATGAGCGACATCAACCTGTTCCTGGCCTGCGCGCTGCTGCTGTTCGTACTGTTCGCCGGGCCTACCCAGCATCTGTTCAATACCCTGATCCAGAACCTGGGCGACTACCTCGGCGCCTTGCCGCGCAAGAGCTTCGATGTCTACGCCTACGGCGAGCAACGCGACTGGCTGGGCGGCTGGACGGTGTTCTACTGGGCCTGGTGGATTGCCTGGGCGCCGTTCGTGGGGCTGTTCATCGCGCGCATTTCGCGTGGGCGCACCATCCGCGAGTTCGTCTTTGGCGTGTTGCTGATCCCGCTGGGCTTCACCCTGGCGTGGATGTCGATCTTCGGCAACAGCGCCCTGGACCAGGTGATCAACCACGGCATGACCGCCCTCGGCCAGTCGGCCATCGACAACCCGTCGATGAGCCTGTACCTGCTGCTGGAGACCTACCCGTGGAGCAAGACGGTGATCGCCGTGACGGTGTTCATCAGCTTCGTGTTCTTCGTCACCTCGGCCGACTCCGGCACCGTGGTGCTGTCGACGCTGTCGGCCAAGGGCGGTGGCGCCGACGAGGACGGGCCGAACTGGCTGCGCATCTTCTGGGGCGCGATGACCGCGCTGATCACCAGCGGGTTGTTGTTCGCCGGCAGCATCGATTCGCTGAAGTCGGCGGTGGTGCTGACCTCGCTGCCGTTCTCGCTGATCCTGCTGTGCATGATGTGGGGGCTGCACAAGGCCTTCTACCTCGAGTCGCAGCGGCAGATCGCGCAGATGCATTCGCTGGCGCCGTTCGCCCAGTCCCGACGTGGTCGTGGAGGCTGGCGCCAGCGCCTGAGCCAGGCGGTGCACTTCCCGTCACGCGATGAGGTGTACCGCTTCATGGACGATGTAGTGCGCCCGGCGATCGCCGACGTGCGTGAAGTGTTCGAGCAGAAGGGCCTGGTGCTGATCACCCAGGACGACCCGAGCCACGACAACGTCAGCCTGAAGATCGGCCATGGCGAGGAACAGCCGTTCATCTACCAGGTGCAGATGCGCGGGTATTTCACCCCCTCGTTCGCCTTGGGTGGGCTGGGCACGCAGGAGTTGAAGAACCGCCGCTATTACCGGGCGGAGGTGCATTTGTCCGAGGGTAGCCAGAACTACGACCTGGTCGGCTACAGCAAGGAGCAGATCATCAACGACATCCTCGACCAGTACGAGCGGCACATGCAGTTCCTGCATCTGGTGAGGTAA
- the epsC gene encoding serine O-acetyltransferase EpsC: MSEQPSTGQWQLQGIVNGLRSAREQWRSSNGRSSGEQGGRELPSREALRQILEQLCGALFPMRLGPVDLREESEDFYVGHTLDAALTALLAQARLELRYAARHGKTDITDVDAHALRLIQDFAAALPALRVLLDTDVLAAYHGDPAARSVDEVLLCYPGILAIIHHRLAHHLYCAGLPLLARISSELAHSATGIDIHPGAQIGPSFFIDHGTGVVIGETAIIGERVRIYQAVTLGAKRFPSDESGTLHKGLARHPIVEDDVVIYAGATILGRITIGKGSTIGGNVWLTRGVPAESNITQANLQLDCQDKN; encoded by the coding sequence GTGAGCGAACAACCATCAACCGGGCAATGGCAGTTGCAGGGCATCGTCAACGGCCTGCGCAGCGCCCGCGAGCAGTGGCGCAGCAGCAATGGCCGCAGCAGTGGCGAGCAGGGCGGGCGCGAGCTGCCGTCGCGCGAGGCGCTGCGGCAGATTCTCGAGCAGCTGTGCGGGGCGTTGTTCCCCATGCGCCTGGGCCCGGTGGACCTGCGCGAGGAAAGCGAAGACTTCTACGTCGGCCACACCCTCGACGCCGCGCTCACCGCGCTGCTGGCCCAGGCCCGCCTGGAGCTGCGCTACGCCGCGCGCCACGGCAAGACCGACATCACCGATGTCGATGCCCACGCCCTGCGCCTGATCCAGGACTTCGCCGCGGCCCTGCCGGCCTTGCGCGTGCTACTGGACACCGACGTGCTGGCTGCCTACCACGGTGACCCGGCGGCGCGCAGCGTCGACGAGGTGTTGCTGTGCTATCCGGGCATCCTCGCCATCATCCACCATCGCCTGGCCCATCATCTGTATTGCGCCGGGCTGCCACTGTTGGCGCGGATCAGCTCGGAACTGGCGCATTCGGCCACTGGTATCGACATCCACCCGGGCGCGCAGATCGGCCCGAGCTTCTTCATCGACCATGGCACCGGCGTGGTGATTGGCGAGACCGCGATCATTGGTGAGCGAGTGCGTATCTACCAGGCCGTGACCCTGGGCGCCAAGCGCTTCCCCAGCGACGAGTCGGGCACGCTGCACAAGGGCCTGGCGCGTCACCCGATCGTCGAGGACGATGTGGTGATCTACGCCGGCGCGACCATCCTCGGGCGCATCACCATCGGCAAGGGCTCGACCATCGGCGGCAACGTCTGGCTGACCCGTGGTGTGCCGGCCGAGAGCAACATTACCCAGGCTAACTTGCAGCTGGATTGCCAGGACAAGAACTAA
- the tcyJ gene encoding cystine ABC transporter substrate-binding protein — protein sequence MTKFTKPLLNASLALLLGTGLLGQAFAGEQLKTIQEKGVLNVGLEGTYPPFSFQDENGKLTGFEVELSELLAKELGVKAKVQPTKWDGILAALESKRLDVVINQVTISEERKKKYDFSEPYTVSGIQALVLKGSDNEKNIKTAADLGGKKVGVGLGTNYEQWVKQDVPTADVRTYEDDPTKFADLRNGRIDAILIDRLAALEYVQKTAKDKKPTALAGEKFSKLESGVALRKGEPELLEALNKAIDKLKADGTLAKLSEKYFGADVTK from the coding sequence ATGACCAAATTCACCAAACCCCTTCTCAATGCCAGCCTGGCGCTGCTGCTCGGCACCGGTCTGCTCGGCCAGGCCTTCGCCGGCGAGCAACTGAAGACCATCCAGGAAAAAGGCGTGCTCAACGTCGGCCTGGAAGGCACTTATCCACCGTTCAGCTTCCAGGATGAAAACGGCAAGCTGACCGGCTTCGAGGTCGAACTGTCCGAGCTGCTGGCCAAGGAGCTGGGGGTCAAGGCCAAGGTCCAGCCGACCAAGTGGGACGGCATCCTCGCCGCCCTGGAGTCCAAGCGCCTGGACGTGGTGATCAACCAGGTGACCATCTCCGAGGAGCGCAAGAAGAAGTACGACTTCTCCGAGCCCTACACCGTTTCCGGCATCCAGGCCCTGGTGCTCAAGGGCAGCGACAACGAGAAGAACATCAAGACCGCCGCGGACCTCGGCGGCAAGAAGGTCGGCGTCGGCCTGGGCACCAACTACGAGCAATGGGTGAAACAGGACGTGCCGACCGCCGATGTCCGCACCTACGAAGACGATCCGACCAAATTCGCCGACCTGCGCAACGGCCGTATCGACGCCATCCTGATCGACCGCCTGGCCGCGCTCGAATACGTGCAGAAAACCGCCAAGGACAAGAAGCCAACCGCGCTTGCCGGCGAGAAATTCTCCAAGCTGGAATCGGGCGTGGCCCTGCGCAAGGGTGAACCAGAGCTGCTCGAGGCGCTGAACAAGGCCATCGACAAGCTCAAGGCCGACGGCACGCTGGCCAAGCTGTCCGAGAAGTACTTCGGTGCCGATGTCACCAAATGA
- the tcyL gene encoding cystine ABC transporter permease, whose product MIAESLQLVVDSAPFLLKGAGYTVLLSVGGMFFGLVLGFALALMRLSKILPLDWLARIYVSFFRGTPLLVQLFVIYFGLPQIGIELDPIPASLIGLSLNMAAYICEILRAAISSIDRGQWEAAASIGMTRTQAMRRAILPQALRTALPPLGNSFISLVKDTALAATIQVPELFRQAQLITARTFEVFTMYLAVAVIYWILCSILAHFQNRMEARVNQHDQEH is encoded by the coding sequence ATGATCGCTGAAAGCCTGCAACTCGTTGTCGATTCCGCGCCCTTCCTGCTCAAGGGCGCGGGTTATACCGTGCTGCTCAGCGTCGGCGGCATGTTCTTTGGCCTGGTGCTGGGCTTTGCCCTGGCGCTGATGCGTCTGTCGAAGATCCTGCCGCTGGACTGGCTCGCGCGCATCTATGTGTCGTTCTTCCGCGGCACGCCGCTGCTGGTGCAGCTGTTCGTGATCTACTTCGGCTTGCCACAGATCGGCATCGAACTCGATCCGATCCCGGCGTCGCTGATCGGTCTGTCGCTGAACATGGCGGCGTACATCTGCGAAATCCTCCGCGCGGCGATCTCTTCGATCGATCGTGGCCAGTGGGAAGCCGCCGCCAGCATCGGCATGACCCGGACCCAGGCCATGCGCCGGGCGATCCTGCCGCAAGCCTTGCGCACCGCCCTGCCGCCGCTGGGCAACAGCTTCATCTCGCTGGTCAAGGACACCGCCCTGGCGGCGACCATCCAGGTGCCCGAGCTGTTCCGCCAGGCGCAGTTGATCACCGCGCGGACCTTCGAAGTCTTTACCATGTACCTGGCTGTCGCCGTGATCTACTGGATTCTCTGCAGCATCCTGGCGCACTTCCAGAACCGCATGGAAGCGCGAGTCAACCAGCACGACCAGGAGCACTGA